One genomic window of Quercus robur chromosome 6, dhQueRobu3.1, whole genome shotgun sequence includes the following:
- the LOC126690251 gene encoding uncharacterized protein LOC126690251 encodes MQEFEKNPNWKVVGVQHHVKQALEIDISYSQVYRAKRKAIDLITGDEQLQYGKLRDYAEMIRLNDKGSRVILQTEMEDENAQPKFKKIYIRYNAQKLGFLGGCRPIIGLDGCHLKGRFRGQILSTIARDANDNIFPVAFAVVKQENKDSWVWFLQQFSDDIRDPEQLNLVFISDRQKDKLEKLKHESIPFSATPAGSFMYNVDNGHERHVVDLAKKACSCRIWDLTGLPCKHGISAIVKNLEKVEDYSEWVKTNQPAPVTPHVYKPLGRPPKQRKRDPEEPRNPYRVSRMNKTIKCKKCKKEGHNARGCKAGITGETPWQRRDRLAKSAAPSASVSTSQGSGDGAARGFKGKKFQPVGRKGKNAAGKGT; translated from the exons ATGCAGGAGTTTGAAAAAAACCCCAATTGGAAAGTGGTTGGTGTTCAACATCATGTGAAGCAAGCACTTGAAATTGACATAAGTTACAGTCAAGTGTATAGGGCAAAAAGGAAAGCTATTGACTTGATTACTGGGGATGAACAGCTGCAATATGGGAAACTTAGGGATTATGCAGAGATGATAAGATTGAATGATAAAGGAAGTAGGGTTATTTTGCAAACTGAAATGGAAGATGAAAATGCACAGcccaaatttaagaaaatatatattaggtATAATGCACAAAAACTTGGGTTTTTGGGAGGTTGTAGACCAATCATTGGTTTAGATGGGTGCCACTTGAAAGGGAGATTTAGAGGGCAAATACTTTCTACCATAGCTAGAGATGcaaatgataatattttcccAGTTGCATTTGCTGTTGTtaagcaagaaaacaaagattcaTGGGTATGGTTTCTGCAGCAGTTTTCAGATGACATTAGGGATCCAGAGCAACTTAATCTAGTCTTCATCAGTGATAGACAAAAG GACAAATTAGAGAAGTTAAAACATGAATCTATACCTTTCAGTGCTACTCCAGCAGGCAGCTTCATGTATAACGTTGATAATGGTCATGAGAGACATGTGGTTGACTTGGCTAAGAAAGCATGTAGCTGTAGGATTTGGGATTTGACAGGACTTCCTTGCAAACATGGGATCTCTGCTATTGTTAAGAACCTGGAGAAAGTGGAGGACTAT TCTGAGTGGGTTAAGACTAACCAACCTGCTCCTGTTACTCCTCATGTGTATAAACCACTTGGCAGACCaccaaagcaaagaaaaagagatcctGAAGAGCCAAGGAACCCTTATAGAGTTTCGAGGATGAACAAGACAATCAAGTGTAAAAAGTGCAAGAAAGAAGGACATAATGCAAGAGGGTGCAAGGCAGGCATCACTGGTGAAACTCCATGGCAGAGAAGAGATAGACTTGCTAAATCAGCAGCT CCAAGTGCATCTGTGAGCACTAGTCAAGGAAGTGGTGATGGTGCTGCTAGGGGATTTAAAGGCAAAAAGTTTCAACCAGTTGGTAGAAAGGGCAAGAATGCAGCTGGCAAGGGTACCTAA